One window from the genome of Thermaerobacter marianensis DSM 12885 encodes:
- a CDS encoding iron-sulfur cluster assembly scaffold protein — MAWDRETLIQILIEEARNPRMRGRLDDADVTVTGGNPGCGDVVHIYLKGTGDGHGIAGVKFEGSGCNVSQAAASMLLQKVVDDGLTMDQVLHLRGEDMKQFVGESALATRPRCATLALSTLKEAVRQYRRQLRAEGKWQGPIDPTQESF, encoded by the coding sequence GTGGCGTGGGACCGGGAGACCCTGATCCAGATCCTGATCGAAGAGGCCCGCAACCCCCGGATGCGCGGGCGGCTGGACGACGCCGACGTGACCGTGACGGGCGGCAATCCGGGTTGCGGGGACGTGGTGCACATCTACCTCAAGGGCACGGGCGACGGCCACGGCATCGCCGGGGTGAAGTTCGAGGGCAGCGGCTGCAACGTCAGCCAGGCGGCGGCCTCCATGCTGCTGCAGAAGGTGGTCGACGACGGCCTCACCATGGACCAGGTCCTCCACCTGCGCGGGGAGGACATGAAGCAGTTCGTGGGCGAATCGGCGCTGGCCACCCGACCCCGCTGCGCCACCCTGGCCCTCAGCACCCTCAAGGAGGCGGTGCGCCAGTACCGCCGCCAGCTGCGGGCCGAGGGCAAGTGGCAGGGGCCCATCGACCCCACCCAGGAGAGCTTCTAA
- a CDS encoding sulfurtransferase, with protein sequence MSEAAEKVFQERGYAHPEVLVSTEWVAEHLDELADPNSTKYRLVESDEDVTLYEVGHIPGAVKIDWHTDLQDPVVRDYLSPEQFAKLMSEKGIDNDTTVIFYGDKNNWWAAYAFWVFQLFGHKNLKIMDGGRAKWEAEGRPLTKEVPTFPKTHYKAVTRYDPYIRAFKEDVLRHIEFGKPLIDVRSPDEYSGKLLHMENYPQEGAQRGGHIKGAKNVPWAKAVNPDGTFKSADQLRKIYLEEQGLKPDDDVIVYCRIGERSSHTWFALKYLLGFDSVRNYDGSWTEWGNLVRAPIER encoded by the coding sequence GTGTCCGAGGCCGCGGAGAAGGTCTTCCAGGAGCGGGGCTACGCCCACCCCGAGGTCCTGGTCAGCACCGAGTGGGTGGCCGAGCACCTGGACGAGCTGGCCGACCCCAACAGCACCAAGTACCGCCTCGTGGAGTCCGACGAGGACGTGACCCTCTACGAGGTCGGGCACATCCCGGGGGCCGTCAAGATCGACTGGCATACCGACCTGCAGGATCCGGTGGTGCGGGACTACCTCTCGCCGGAGCAGTTCGCCAAGCTGATGTCGGAGAAGGGCATCGACAACGACACCACGGTGATCTTCTACGGGGACAAGAACAACTGGTGGGCGGCCTACGCCTTCTGGGTCTTCCAGCTGTTCGGCCACAAGAACCTGAAGATCATGGACGGCGGCCGCGCCAAGTGGGAGGCGGAGGGCCGGCCGCTGACCAAGGAAGTGCCCACCTTCCCCAAGACCCACTACAAGGCGGTCACCCGCTACGACCCCTACATCCGCGCCTTCAAGGAAGACGTGCTGCGCCACATCGAGTTCGGCAAGCCCCTGATCGACGTGCGCTCCCCCGACGAGTACTCCGGCAAGCTGCTGCACATGGAGAACTACCCGCAGGAAGGCGCCCAGCGGGGCGGGCACATCAAGGGCGCCAAGAACGTGCCCTGGGCCAAGGCGGTCAACCCCGACGGCACCTTCAAGTCCGCCGACCAGCTGCGCAAGATCTATCTGGAAGAACAGGGCCTCAAGCCCGACGACGACGTCATCGTGTACTGCCGCATCGGCGAGCGGTCGTCCCACACCTGGTTCGCCCTGAAGTACCTGCTGGGCTTCGACAGCGTCCGCAACTACGACGGCTCGTGGACCGAGTGGGGCAACCTGGTGCGGGCGCCCATCGAGCGTTAG